A portion of the Mesobacillus jeotgali genome contains these proteins:
- a CDS encoding SH3 domain-containing protein, which yields MKNIGKVLVLSTSILVGSSSLPFVPNYVETAEAASVRINTAYATTANLNMRSGPGTNYKVTFTVPKGKTISATERSGNWYKVTYTYIVNKKKTTKTGWVTGAYLRVYQANQKTSVRKTSSATAVVSTAKTTYQTTDKLNIRSGAGTKYKVTRTIPKGVIVYSTARMGSWYKVSYTYTANKKKYTVNGWVSGGYLKEYYQYYNIKGTYYFTYKSTSLFATPDTKKKAVFAIGTNNGFYTTQKVTNSVGQMWYKVSYQGKNVFINSKDVKQAAFQSFLKSEFITNKDAYLFSSYGISYGKLIKIPKNTKFSSTTRVGDWYKVTYGGKTGYIYSKDFIKYVPPVVQPVPEATPVEQTPEPAPAPVETTVPEKEPVSEPVQAPIQPVQTSPVQTQLPALPALTETAISGKTFVTTSSLNLRQTAGTDSAILAVIPNATFVFPNALVSNGWYKVSYAGKTGYVSGTYLKEVVTGDPMHREGYQFIDLRKPSKVSAAQIDLYINNYLNGKVSVLKGKGQAFINAGNKYGVNSLYLAAHAIHESGYGTSNISLGKYNLFGFGAYDASPFIAAVRFSSVEQNIEYIAQEMKATYLNPLSWKYKGAHLGFSTKTVSSGTRIDANSEGMNFYYASDVKWGQKIAAHMQKILPYNKADYDSAQINSTSFLFPSRPLGFDRFPLGVKAMAKTTINLSSQKGSTVIAAYLKEGTIFDIVEKHNDYWVKVMLDNKEYWTNDIKFDRYNQFISVKNLGRVTADSLNIRPTASTALSPIGTFTLNEYVHLVLDTAGNPTTDSTKGWYQVKLADGRTGWVSKLYIIQELK from the coding sequence ATGAAAAATATTGGAAAAGTGCTTGTTCTATCAACGAGCATATTAGTAGGGAGTTCATCTCTTCCTTTTGTGCCGAATTATGTTGAAACAGCAGAGGCTGCTTCCGTACGTATAAATACTGCTTATGCAACTACTGCTAATTTAAATATGAGATCTGGGCCTGGAACGAACTACAAAGTAACATTCACGGTTCCAAAAGGGAAAACAATCTCTGCAACAGAACGGTCAGGGAATTGGTACAAGGTTACCTATACCTATATTGTAAATAAAAAGAAAACGACCAAAACAGGATGGGTCACTGGTGCTTACCTGAGAGTTTACCAGGCGAATCAAAAGACTTCCGTAAGAAAAACATCTTCAGCAACAGCAGTCGTATCTACTGCAAAAACTACCTATCAGACTACTGATAAACTAAATATTCGTTCAGGGGCAGGAACGAAGTATAAAGTTACCAGAACCATCCCGAAAGGCGTAATCGTTTATTCAACTGCCAGGATGGGAAGCTGGTATAAAGTTTCTTACACATATACGGCAAATAAGAAAAAGTATACAGTCAATGGCTGGGTAAGCGGGGGTTATCTTAAGGAGTATTATCAATACTACAATATAAAGGGTACTTATTATTTTACTTACAAAAGTACCAGCCTTTTTGCCACACCAGATACTAAAAAGAAAGCAGTCTTCGCTATAGGGACTAACAATGGTTTTTACACCACTCAAAAAGTAACAAATAGTGTTGGACAAATGTGGTACAAGGTTTCTTATCAAGGCAAAAATGTTTTCATTAACTCAAAAGATGTAAAACAGGCAGCTTTCCAATCCTTTCTGAAGTCCGAATTTATAACGAATAAGGATGCTTATTTATTTTCTTCCTACGGAATCTCATATGGAAAGTTGATTAAGATTCCAAAAAATACAAAATTTTCTTCAACTACAAGAGTTGGAGATTGGTATAAGGTAACCTATGGAGGAAAAACAGGATATATTTACTCAAAGGATTTTATAAAGTATGTTCCTCCTGTTGTGCAGCCAGTACCTGAAGCCACACCGGTTGAACAAACTCCGGAACCGGCACCTGCTCCTGTGGAGACAACTGTACCAGAAAAAGAGCCCGTTAGTGAGCCAGTCCAGGCACCAATACAGCCAGTTCAGACATCACCAGTTCAGACTCAGCTGCCTGCACTGCCTGCACTGACAGAAACGGCGATAAGCGGCAAAACCTTTGTAACTACTTCTAGCTTAAACCTTAGGCAAACTGCGGGAACAGACTCTGCGATACTAGCTGTCATCCCAAATGCTACCTTTGTTTTTCCCAACGCGCTAGTCTCAAATGGCTGGTACAAGGTTTCATACGCTGGGAAAACAGGATATGTGTCAGGGACTTACCTTAAAGAAGTCGTTACAGGTGATCCTATGCATAGAGAAGGTTATCAATTTATTGATTTAAGAAAACCGTCTAAGGTTTCTGCAGCACAAATAGATTTATATATTAATAACTACCTGAATGGCAAAGTGAGTGTATTGAAAGGAAAGGGACAAGCATTTATTAATGCCGGCAACAAATACGGTGTAAATTCCCTTTACTTAGCAGCTCACGCTATTCATGAGAGCGGTTATGGTACTTCTAATATCTCACTAGGCAAATATAACTTATTTGGCTTCGGAGCATATGATGCTTCACCGTTCATCGCTGCAGTCCGTTTTAGTTCCGTAGAGCAGAATATTGAATATATTGCTCAAGAAATGAAGGCCACTTATCTGAACCCTCTTAGCTGGAAATATAAAGGGGCTCATCTTGGATTTAGTACAAAGACAGTATCTTCAGGCACCAGGATTGATGCGAATAGTGAGGGTATGAATTTTTATTATGCTAGTGATGTAAAGTGGGGTCAAAAAATCGCAGCCCATATGCAAAAAATTCTACCTTACAACAAAGCCGATTATGATTCAGCGCAAATTAATAGTACAAGCTTTCTTTTCCCTTCCAGACCACTTGGTTTTGATCGATTCCCGCTGGGAGTTAAAGCAATGGCCAAGACAACTATAAATCTGAGCAGCCAAAAAGGCAGTACAGTAATTGCTGCTTACCTGAAGGAAGGCACTATTTTCGACATTGTCGAAAAGCATAATGATTATTGGGTAAAAGTCATGCTGGACAATAAAGAATATTGGACAAACGATATAAAGTTCGACCGTTATAATCAGTTCATTTCTGTTAAAAATCTAGGAAGAGTTACAGCGGATTCATTGAATATTCGTCCGACTGCTTCAACAGCCCTAAGCCCTATCGGTACCTTTACACTAAATGAATATGTACATCTGGTTTTAGACACTGCCGGAAATCCAACCACGGATAGCACTAAGGGCTGGTATCAGGTGAAACTTGCTGATGGCCGGACTGGCTGGGTTAGTAAACTCTACATTATTCAAGAATTGAAATGA
- a CDS encoding C39 family peptidase, which translates to MTKIYKIIFLSLLLLLFGTSTSAEETSNLKIEEIGSSYIKGSYNGKETIKVLRGETLLGYGITGDNGYIINFSQPITVGTQLILKIEETNLTKVVTYNPAVLNNVNDKQKIISGRVTPGALVTASVNGNVIPLKGQVGNDGKFEFTQSTLLKYGQSIRVVSVTDDIQSVITTKVTAAPAPMKPKVNTVTNKNTYISGYAEPGNTVIIYAGKIKYTAKASMTSGYYRIFLLNKRPLASGTTVSIYSVADRYNSTSSKLTVKVLDKVPPPAPRVNKITNKSFTLTGSAEANSVLYVSKNSKSFKTVKVNSKGKFYIRVPLQAANTRFELYAKDVAGNQGSKTKIYVSNQKRPVKKLIYTPVIRQMPELPRGCEVTSLAMMLNQAGVKANKMTLAKQVKKDPTKYRYTNGKKYFGNPNYGFVGNMYTFSKPGFGVFNKPIAELANTYMPGRIVNLSGQSFESVLNYVGAGRPVWVINTSWFSYVPGKYWQTWYTPQGPVRITMKEHSVLITGYDSKYVYFNDPLDGTKNKKRLKKHFIEGWTQYGKQAISYY; encoded by the coding sequence TTGACCAAAATATACAAAATCATCTTTTTATCACTTTTACTCTTACTATTTGGAACTTCAACGAGTGCCGAGGAAACAAGTAATCTTAAAATTGAAGAGATCGGTTCCAGTTATATCAAAGGTTCTTATAATGGAAAGGAAACCATTAAGGTATTAAGAGGAGAAACTCTCCTGGGTTATGGGATAACAGGGGACAATGGATATATAATAAACTTTTCCCAGCCTATCACTGTAGGAACTCAATTAATCCTGAAAATAGAAGAAACAAATCTAACAAAAGTCGTTACCTATAACCCGGCAGTTCTTAATAATGTGAATGATAAACAAAAAATTATTTCCGGCCGGGTAACACCGGGTGCATTGGTAACGGCAAGTGTTAACGGAAATGTGATCCCGTTAAAAGGACAGGTTGGAAACGATGGGAAATTTGAATTCACCCAGTCAACTTTACTCAAATATGGACAATCAATCAGAGTAGTTTCAGTGACTGATGATATACAGAGCGTTATTACAACCAAGGTAACTGCAGCTCCAGCTCCAATGAAACCTAAAGTAAATACCGTTACAAATAAAAATACATATATATCTGGTTATGCGGAACCAGGAAACACAGTCATAATTTATGCAGGAAAAATAAAATACACAGCAAAGGCATCCATGACTTCAGGCTACTATAGAATATTTCTGCTGAATAAGCGACCGTTGGCTTCTGGAACAACTGTTTCAATATACAGTGTCGCTGATCGCTATAACAGTACGAGCTCCAAATTAACCGTTAAGGTGTTAGATAAAGTCCCTCCTCCAGCACCAAGAGTGAATAAAATTACGAACAAATCATTCACGCTGACCGGCAGTGCAGAGGCCAATTCCGTCCTCTATGTCTCTAAAAACAGCAAGAGCTTTAAAACGGTAAAGGTAAATTCGAAAGGGAAATTTTATATAAGAGTCCCTTTACAGGCTGCAAATACTCGTTTTGAACTATATGCGAAGGATGTAGCAGGAAATCAAGGATCAAAAACAAAGATATACGTTTCTAATCAAAAACGGCCAGTAAAAAAACTGATTTATACACCTGTAATAAGACAAATGCCAGAACTGCCTAGAGGATGCGAGGTTACCAGCCTGGCTATGATGCTAAATCAGGCTGGTGTGAAGGCAAATAAAATGACTCTAGCAAAACAGGTAAAAAAAGATCCTACTAAATACAGATATACCAATGGAAAAAAATATTTTGGCAATCCAAACTACGGTTTTGTAGGAAATATGTATACCTTCAGCAAACCTGGATTTGGAGTGTTTAATAAGCCTATAGCCGAGCTGGCAAATACATATATGCCAGGCAGAATCGTGAATCTATCAGGACAATCCTTTGAATCTGTCTTGAACTATGTTGGGGCGGGACGTCCTGTGTGGGTTATCAATACAAGCTGGTTCAGTTACGTTCCAGGCAAGTACTGGCAAACATGGTATACTCCGCAGGGACCTGTAAGAATCACGATGAAAGAACACTCTGTCCTAATAACAGGGTATGACAGTAAGTATGTATATTTTAATGATCCTTTGGATGGAACTAAAAATAAGAAACGACTTAAGAAACACTTTATCGAAGGGTGGACCCAGTACGGGAAACAAGCAATCAGTTATTATTGA
- a CDS encoding glycosyltransferase family 2 protein, translating into MNDIGEVIVTIVLGLFFLLTVYVSLNTLYYVILTFFGFGSAKRDYTIMEDQTRFLILVAAHNEEKVIGSTIDNLKNINYRNDLYDIYVVNDNSTDRTGDICREKGMKFINTGDKLFPREGVGKPAGLQYALRYLGFEKLADQYDCLMILDADNHVDPDILIELNSQYIAKGKPEAIQTYLDSKNSANSLSLGYAMSYYITNRFFQLAKYRIGLPNAIGGTGFIVRVDYLMKHGGFRFHSLTEDLELEMEIVKDNGRVLWNHFVRVYDEKPENFKISIKQRTRWSQGHWYVAFTNFKPMVKKLFTEKGKLKILDQMIYLFGMARAVQMSIVVIGILAAIMYGLATQDTQVLSTAGERFIFLIFGASAVSLLLFTYQLFICMYYAIKVDTNHKFKFVRMSLSVFYYAYTFIYAQVMGLLKWKQQHTWVKTEHNKTARENP; encoded by the coding sequence ATGAATGATATAGGTGAAGTGATTGTTACTATAGTATTAGGGTTATTTTTTCTTCTTACTGTTTATGTTAGCCTCAACACGCTATACTATGTAATTCTTACGTTCTTCGGCTTTGGATCTGCCAAAAGAGATTACACCATAATGGAAGATCAGACGAGATTCTTAATTTTGGTAGCCGCTCATAATGAAGAGAAAGTAATCGGTTCGACCATTGATAATTTGAAAAATATAAATTACCGCAATGATCTTTATGATATTTATGTTGTGAATGATAATAGTACCGATCGTACCGGAGATATTTGCAGGGAAAAAGGAATGAAGTTTATCAATACTGGCGATAAGCTCTTTCCAAGGGAAGGCGTAGGAAAGCCAGCTGGATTGCAGTATGCTCTAAGGTATCTTGGGTTTGAAAAACTAGCAGATCAGTATGATTGTTTAATGATATTAGATGCAGACAACCATGTCGATCCAGATATCCTAATAGAGTTAAACTCTCAATATATTGCCAAGGGTAAGCCGGAGGCCATTCAGACCTATTTGGACTCGAAAAATTCAGCTAATAGCTTGTCGCTAGGTTATGCAATGAGTTATTACATTACAAATCGGTTCTTCCAGCTTGCTAAATACCGAATAGGGCTCCCAAACGCAATTGGCGGTACGGGCTTCATTGTCAGGGTGGATTATTTAATGAAGCATGGCGGCTTCCGCTTTCATTCTTTAACAGAGGATCTGGAGTTGGAAATGGAAATAGTGAAGGACAATGGCCGAGTACTATGGAATCATTTCGTGCGAGTATATGATGAGAAGCCGGAAAACTTCAAGATAAGCATCAAACAGCGAACCCGCTGGTCGCAAGGGCACTGGTATGTAGCTTTCACCAACTTCAAACCGATGGTAAAAAAGCTATTCACCGAAAAGGGCAAGCTCAAAATACTCGATCAAATGATTTATTTGTTTGGCATGGCCAGAGCCGTGCAGATGAGTATCGTTGTCATCGGCATTTTGGCCGCGATAATGTATGGGTTGGCGACCCAGGATACCCAAGTGCTCTCAACCGCTGGAGAACGTTTCATTTTCCTGATTTTTGGGGCGAGTGCAGTTTCTCTCCTTTTATTCACTTATCAGCTTTTTATTTGCATGTACTACGCTATTAAGGTGGATACAAACCATAAATTCAAATTTGTCCGCATGAGCCTGTCCGTTTTCTACTATGCATATACATTTATCTATGCACAGGTAATGGGACTCCTGAAATGGAAACAGCAGCATACCTGGGTAAAGACCGAGCATAACAAAACTGCCAGGGAAAATCCTTGA
- a CDS encoding M14 family zinc carboxypeptidase produces MQKFRILVILAAVLLSSFSFNSGAHAQTGIVNPNKVYSYYHMVSDINKLQRAYPDLIKVKIIGKSEYGRNLYAVSLGNGPAATFINGSHHAREWLTTNLNMYMIDQYARAYKGNQKIKGYNARAILNSTTIWFIPMVNPDGVTLQQQGLKAFPKKLHSSLIKMNGGSKNFKRWKANGKGVDLNRQYNAGWKAIKSPSSPSFKNYKGKTPESAAETKAVLKFVSTINPEMAVSYHSSGKMLFWNYKQSKSTYYRDLKYANTIKKLTGYRLMKPGKNPSGGGFTDWFIESKKRPAFTPEISKYYYETNPPLSEFKGAWKENQAVGLYTASESFKLYDQRMKIETDQLAAKLSKLQTKAKGLKAYYATNVKTMNDLRIDKKFKALYDSIYNETIALNRQAYKLPAKHKARLAGYFKNINTYQSEARSFIYGVSAGEKNLKAMQEFERVFAEGKFDNMTFAKHTALSQMNTASEKTINKMFGYNVKLLAKSKYITPAKNIAENTRMELDRYTSLKAIQLQMDKGEIAAAQENLKKLEILETNSKTLKQKDPAKYKTYPLVEQKLTELKIPLMEKLKVTEL; encoded by the coding sequence TTGCAGAAATTCAGGATTTTAGTCATCTTGGCAGCAGTTTTACTATCTAGCTTTTCTTTTAATTCAGGAGCTCATGCCCAGACGGGTATTGTTAATCCTAATAAGGTCTATTCTTATTATCATATGGTGTCCGATATTAACAAGCTCCAGCGTGCATATCCAGATTTAATTAAAGTGAAGATTATCGGAAAATCTGAATACGGCCGTAATTTATATGCTGTTTCATTAGGCAATGGGCCGGCTGCTACCTTTATAAATGGGTCCCATCATGCCCGTGAATGGTTAACAACAAATTTGAATATGTATATGATCGACCAATATGCGAGGGCTTATAAAGGGAATCAAAAGATAAAAGGCTACAATGCAAGGGCAATCTTAAATTCCACAACCATTTGGTTTATCCCGATGGTGAATCCAGATGGAGTTACCTTACAGCAGCAGGGACTAAAAGCCTTCCCTAAAAAGCTGCACAGTTCTCTGATTAAAATGAATGGGGGAAGCAAAAACTTTAAACGCTGGAAGGCGAATGGAAAAGGAGTCGATCTCAACCGGCAATACAATGCTGGATGGAAAGCTATCAAGAGCCCTTCGTCTCCTTCATTTAAAAATTATAAGGGCAAGACACCCGAAAGCGCCGCGGAAACCAAAGCGGTTTTAAAATTCGTATCCACCATTAATCCAGAAATGGCGGTATCTTATCATAGCAGCGGCAAGATGCTCTTCTGGAATTATAAACAAAGTAAATCTACCTATTACCGGGATCTTAAATATGCGAATACTATAAAAAAACTGACAGGCTACCGTCTGATGAAGCCTGGTAAAAATCCATCTGGCGGCGGTTTTACCGATTGGTTCATAGAATCTAAAAAACGGCCTGCCTTCACACCTGAAATTTCAAAGTACTACTATGAAACGAATCCTCCCCTGTCGGAATTTAAAGGGGCATGGAAAGAAAACCAGGCTGTAGGGCTTTATACAGCCTCGGAAAGCTTCAAGCTGTACGACCAGCGGATGAAAATAGAAACAGATCAGCTCGCCGCCAAATTAAGCAAACTGCAAACGAAAGCAAAGGGACTTAAAGCTTACTATGCGACCAACGTCAAAACAATGAACGATCTAAGGATAGATAAGAAATTCAAAGCTTTATATGATTCCATATACAACGAAACAATTGCTTTAAATCGCCAGGCATATAAGCTGCCTGCCAAACATAAAGCGAGACTTGCAGGATATTTCAAAAACATTAATACTTATCAAAGTGAGGCGAGATCATTTATTTATGGGGTCTCCGCCGGGGAAAAGAATTTAAAGGCTATGCAGGAGTTTGAGAGAGTTTTCGCGGAAGGCAAGTTTGACAACATGACATTTGCCAAACATACCGCACTTTCTCAGATGAATACGGCATCTGAAAAAACAATTAACAAAATGTTTGGCTACAATGTAAAACTCTTAGCAAAAAGTAAATACATTACTCCTGCAAAAAATATCGCAGAGAATACCAGAATGGAATTAGACCGTTACACATCATTGAAAGCTATACAGTTACAAATGGATAAAGGTGAGATTGCCGCTGCACAGGAAAATTTAAAGAAATTAGAAATACTGGAGACCAATAGCAAGACCCTGAAGCAAAAGGATCCGGCGAAGTACAAGACCTACCCTCTCGTAGAACAAAAGCTCACTGAATTAAAGATTCCTTTAATGGAAAAATTAAAGGTGACCGAGCTTTAA
- a CDS encoding N-acetylmuramoyl-L-alanine amidase, with protein sequence MRFASLGKTILCFLVLFSFLVSFHAESTEAAYSFQAKVTADVLNVRSKPGTTYSIVGKVSKGQVVTVLEQKNGWSRISYGTKSGWVSSKYLTAITWTGYVTATKLNLRSTPGGSVIGTLSKGTALTVYGKDGTWLKVYSSSIRKTGWVSASYVTTQKPIIKATYTKLVFKVNSNLRKGPGTSYPILSTESAGTFVDKLSEKDGWVQVKKLNGMIGWVSASLVRDPATVLKGRVIVLDAGHGGYDSGARGVTFLEKNLTFTTTLTLTPLLQKAGAKVILTRSTDKYLTLAQRVNISNYYKANAFLSLHYNAYSTTSTGLMTFYYNYSKDAPLARSIQNGIVASTKLRNMGAKYGNYHVLRDNRQPAALVELGFLSNPYEEKLVATSSYQQKAAQGLYNGLFLYFLPR encoded by the coding sequence GTGAGATTTGCTTCTTTAGGTAAAACGATCCTGTGTTTTTTGGTCTTATTTTCTTTTTTAGTATCTTTTCATGCTGAAAGTACAGAGGCAGCCTATTCTTTTCAGGCTAAAGTAACTGCGGATGTACTTAATGTTCGTTCTAAACCAGGTACAACCTATTCGATAGTAGGCAAAGTTTCGAAAGGTCAGGTTGTAACTGTTTTAGAACAGAAAAATGGCTGGTCCAGAATAAGCTATGGAACAAAGAGTGGCTGGGTTTCTTCGAAATACTTAACAGCTATCACTTGGACAGGTTATGTAACAGCTACAAAGTTAAATTTGCGAAGTACACCTGGAGGGAGTGTAATAGGAACACTTTCTAAGGGGACGGCACTTACTGTATATGGTAAGGATGGGACATGGTTAAAGGTATATTCGTCATCAATACGAAAAACGGGATGGGTTTCTGCATCCTATGTTACAACTCAAAAACCGATTATAAAGGCAACGTATACAAAATTAGTTTTTAAGGTTAACAGTAATTTAAGGAAAGGACCAGGTACCAGCTATCCAATTTTATCGACAGAAAGCGCTGGAACTTTCGTTGATAAGCTAAGTGAAAAGGATGGATGGGTACAGGTTAAAAAACTAAATGGAATGATTGGGTGGGTATCTGCAAGTCTTGTTAGAGATCCCGCTACAGTTTTAAAGGGCAGGGTAATAGTACTTGATGCTGGCCATGGTGGTTATGACAGCGGGGCAAGAGGAGTCACTTTTCTGGAAAAAAACCTAACTTTTACAACAACCCTTACACTAACGCCGCTATTACAAAAAGCGGGGGCAAAGGTTATATTGACACGCAGCACTGATAAGTATTTAACTCTGGCACAACGAGTTAACATAAGTAATTATTATAAAGCAAATGCATTCCTAAGCCTTCATTATAATGCTTACTCTACAACGAGCACAGGATTAATGACGTTTTATTATAACTACTCGAAGGATGCCCCATTAGCAAGATCAATTCAAAATGGGATTGTTGCTTCTACTAAGCTAAGGAATATGGGTGCCAAATACGGCAATTACCACGTACTTCGTGACAACAGACAGCCAGCTGCATTAGTTGAATTAGGGTTTTTATCTAATCCTTATGAAGAAAAACTAGTTGCTACTTCTTCCTATCAGCAGAAAGCAGCACAAGGACTGTATAATGGATTATTCCTTTATTTCCTTCCTAGATAA
- a CDS encoding serine hydrolase, whose product MFLKRVMVAVMILFLLLPGLLPVEKAEAATLSSYQNFNQSLSKELKAYMKKSGGNITLHYREFSTGDEFKINSTSPKKAASTIKLPLALYVMELAAAKKINLNEKLTYKKHHYYGGSGIIKKQKFGTKYTIRDLVKKSMVYSDNIAFIMLREKVGKNNFIAYMKKIGGKNAYPKGQNLTSSADLVVYANRLYNFSRENVLGQELVGYLKKTVYNTTIPKGIKGTQIAHKVGMIPESKIYNDIGIVYDKNPFALAVMTNKLSYSKSQKVIADIASIVYKHHKSKNKVSYVKTKKTTLVYPIPILNFKQKFGSLAKGESFMISADKGSWYEIQYGGKKGYIYKRDVYAYSKPPISGFITGTLKNNGWVKAKNYTKVLNKPAANGKVLLSLYKGTSIYIHSLSGSYYKAIIGNRVGYVHKDAVELLYSDSVKYFEVTEEGAWVSYRRQDGVYVRMGFLKKGQVFSRTKDAGAFNEVQIGTTKAYVNKNDTKPLFSATIINPAGSEPAAGQLTLNLQQDVYSQPSGNSSDIIGKFDVGQVVSYIRVIDRWYEINFLGRKVYIKNPASTN is encoded by the coding sequence GTGTTTTTGAAAAGAGTAATGGTAGCTGTAATGATTTTATTCTTGCTTCTTCCAGGCTTGCTGCCCGTAGAGAAAGCAGAAGCAGCGACTCTAAGTTCTTATCAGAATTTTAACCAAAGCCTATCAAAGGAACTTAAGGCTTATATGAAGAAATCAGGTGGAAATATCACCTTGCACTATAGGGAATTTTCTACCGGTGATGAATTTAAGATTAATAGTACAAGTCCAAAGAAAGCGGCCAGTACCATTAAACTGCCTCTGGCCCTATATGTAATGGAGCTTGCCGCAGCTAAGAAAATCAATCTTAATGAAAAGCTGACCTACAAAAAACATCATTACTATGGAGGCAGTGGAATAATCAAAAAGCAAAAATTCGGAACAAAATATACAATTAGAGATTTGGTCAAAAAATCTATGGTATATAGTGATAATATTGCTTTTATTATGCTTCGTGAAAAAGTGGGGAAGAACAATTTTATTGCCTATATGAAAAAAATAGGCGGGAAGAATGCATATCCAAAGGGTCAGAATCTTACCTCCTCAGCTGACCTGGTCGTATACGCGAATCGTCTATACAATTTTTCAAGGGAAAACGTTCTTGGTCAGGAATTAGTAGGGTATTTAAAAAAGACGGTTTATAACACTACGATTCCTAAAGGTATTAAAGGAACTCAAATAGCTCATAAGGTGGGAATGATTCCCGAATCAAAAATATATAACGATATTGGAATAGTTTATGATAAAAATCCATTTGCTCTGGCGGTAATGACAAATAAACTATCATATTCTAAATCTCAGAAGGTCATAGCTGATATAGCTTCAATTGTCTATAAACATCATAAGAGTAAAAACAAAGTTTCCTATGTTAAAACTAAGAAAACCACATTAGTTTATCCAATCCCGATTCTAAATTTCAAACAAAAATTTGGAAGTCTGGCTAAAGGTGAATCGTTTATGATTTCAGCTGACAAAGGCAGCTGGTACGAAATCCAGTATGGCGGGAAGAAAGGATATATATATAAAAGAGATGTGTATGCCTATTCCAAACCGCCAATTAGTGGATTTATCACTGGTACATTAAAAAACAATGGCTGGGTCAAAGCGAAAAATTACACTAAGGTGTTAAATAAGCCTGCTGCGAATGGAAAGGTATTATTGTCTCTTTACAAAGGAACATCCATTTATATACATTCCCTTTCCGGCAGCTATTATAAAGCCATAATTGGAAATAGAGTCGGTTATGTTCATAAAGATGCTGTCGAACTGCTGTATTCTGACTCTGTTAAGTATTTTGAGGTAACAGAAGAGGGTGCCTGGGTATCTTATCGCAGACAAGACGGAGTCTATGTTAGGATGGGTTTCCTGAAAAAAGGACAGGTATTCAGCCGGACAAAGGATGCAGGAGCATTTAACGAGGTACAAATTGGAACAACAAAAGCATACGTAAATAAAAACGATACGAAGCCGCTATTTAGTGCAACGATTATTAACCCTGCTGGCAGCGAGCCGGCTGCAGGGCAACTTACACTGAATCTGCAACAAGATGTATATAGTCAACCATCAGGCAATTCTTCAGACATAATCGGTAAGTTTGATGTTGGGCAAGTAGTCAGCTATATAAGAGTTATTGATAGATGGTATGAAATTAATTTCCTTGGACGGAAAGTCTATATTAAAAATCCAGCAAGTACCAACTAA